The genomic DNA TGCTCCCTTATACTGCGCCTGCAGACACAGGACAAAGCAGTGCAGTGTATTTACTGAGAGGAGTTAGGGAGTAAACAGTGAGGAAAAGAAGGAATACATTTCTAGAAATCACATCCATGTCAATAATCATATTGTTAGGGAATGAGGGTAAGATAAGatgaacacattatatatatatatattttttttaatttttttttaggctTATTAGGTAACAAAGTTGTTACCAAACAGCAATATACACATTCAGCAGTGACGTTTAGAGTTGTATTTCTGGCTGCCTGAGGTAAGtccatatatataaaatacggtcaatcaaaacagtaaagttgtggGTCAGACAGCTAAACTACAAGCTGAAACTGTGAAAAAAAGGTCTGTAAAACAGAGGGGAGCTGCAGATTCAGATGATGAATCTCTGTAGGTTCATCTCTACAAAGGACCCCTTTCAAATTGTCatattattttcacattgtcaATTGATACACAACGCTATTGATTACAGCAATATTTTCATCAAAGAAAATTTAACATTGCAACAGAAATGtattacatcatattttcatttaCTAGTAAATTGTTCAGTGTTGAGCAGATGATGTGAGATTTCACTGAGTGGAAAAAGAGTGACTGTAATATATTCCTCAAAGGTAAACTACCTCTATCGGCAGACTAGTCCCTTCAGCAGCAGTACACCCACTTCCTCATCTAAAACTGTAACATTTAGGGAGATTGGTGCTGCGTTGCTGCGTTGCTTGTATCTGACCTGCCTGCCTGCGTCACTGTGGTTTGATCCTGAGCAGACAGAAGTCTGGCCATTCGCCTCGAGGACTTCTGGGATCCTGATCGCTGGAGGCTGTTGACTGCCAGCGTAGAAATTTCTTAGCTTTTTACTGTGGTTCTTCCCCTAGACAGACACATCAGGAgcattttgtattcatgtatGTATCTTAATATGTgacatgttttgtatttgtttttctactGACCTGGTAGTGAGCCTGTGCCTGCTGAGCAGAGTTGAGGGTAACGTTGCAGAGTTTACAGTACAGTGGTTTACACAGTTCCCCCAACCCCGGAGAGTCTTCCTGCTCATCCATCCCCAGCAAAGATCCCTCATCCTGTGACTGCTCGCTGGCCAGGGCTGCCTGTCCCGGGAGAGGGCCGGGGATTAAGCAGGACATTGGGGGCATTGGGGGCAGGTGGGAAGGGTCTGGACCTGGAGCATGAGGGGAGGACATGGggttgggagggagggggaatcGACAGACTCCAGGTGGGGGCACCAGTGATTGTAAAGGGTTCAGAGGTGGAGGCAGCAATGGTTGTATGAGGTCCATGGTGGGAGGCACTATTGCTTGGGTGTGATCTACAGGTGGAGGACCCAAGTTGTGTGCCATTGGTGGGGGACCCAGTGGCTGAGCCATTGGAGGGGGTCCTAAGCTGTGCGATAGAGTAATGGGAGGATGTCTTAACGTGTGAGTAGCAGGCATAAGCGGGGGACATAGGGTCTGGGTAGGAACCATTGTCGGGGATCCAATTGCCTGAGCAGGGGCAAGGGGTGGTGGTCCGAGAGGTTGCCTAGGCACCATTGGCGGAGGTCCCAGCCTGTGCAGAGAGTCCATGTGGTGGAAAGGCTGCTGGGGATGGCTGAAGAGACTCAGAGGGGGCTTCAACATGGTCTCTGGGCCTGTGGACAACAGAGGCATTTACACATTAAATTTATAGAAAGGGGCAGATATTACAAATCAAAGAGAATTCTTACAAAGAAATTCAGTAACCGTGATGTGTTAGGCAGTGTTGTGTGGACATTCAAGAAAACTAGAAAGCATTCAGCCTGTTCAGGTTTGGTTGGCTTGTCTATTACTTTGGTCCAGATTGAAATATCGcagcaactattggatggattgacaTGAGATTTAGTATTTAAGGTCCACAGAGGAATAATCACATCAACATTATAATGTATCCAGTTAAATATCTCAATAGCTGCCACAGAATTGGGCACATACATTCTTGGTTCCCAGATAATGTATTTGACTATCTCTGTTGATTCCCTGGCTTTTCCTTCGGCACCACGAGTaggttgacatttgtgattttgagtaaaatgtctaaacaaatattggatggatt from Cyclopterus lumpus isolate fCycLum1 chromosome 4, fCycLum1.pri, whole genome shotgun sequence includes the following:
- the zmat3 gene encoding zinc finger matrin-type protein 3, which translates into the protein MALQLKNGDAAYYQSADYCRNYTSPPVSYGDSSHYLARLPGPETMLKPPLSLFSHPQQPFHHMDSLHRLGPPPMVPRQPLGPPPLAPAQAIGSPTMVPTQTLCPPLMPATHTLRHPPITLSHSLGPPPMAQPLGPPPMAHNLGPPPVDHTQAIVPPTMDLIQPLLPPPLNPLQSLVPPPGVCRFPLPPNPMSSPHAPGPDPSHLPPMPPMSCLIPGPLPGQAALASEQSQDEGSLLGMDEQEDSPGLGELCKPLYCKLCNVTLNSAQQAQAHYQGKNHSKKLRNFYAGSQQPPAIRIPEVLEANGQTSVCSGSNHSDAGRQAQYKGATRVILATENDYCKLCDASFSSLAVAQAHYQGKNHAKKLRLAEAQQNSSSIEAAQRRNRKDGSEYTLVKNRRSPQVPASMPGPYYNPRPRQRIPRDLAMCVTPSGQFYCSMCNCGAEQEADFRQHLESKQHKAKVSELRYRHEMENLGYS